The Malus domestica chromosome 10, GDT2T_hap1 genome contains a region encoding:
- the LOC139188510 gene encoding uncharacterized protein — protein sequence MTGVETRYSSVERLCLALYFTASKLRHYMLPCHVHIIAKTDVIKYRLSKPMLTGRIGKWILALSGFNFQYVPQRLVKGQAIADFLTEHQESPDKIVNIPGTLEVTSVWIPPSKDISGKEKWIQQEIRRVTGLWVTPWKLYFDGSYTQNASGAGIVIINPQGVYHYYSFRLDYQGNTNNRAEYEALIIGLEIVMDLGAVEDSEISVNHVPRGSNLAANEMAQLASGVPIQERKYGVDVEIQRRNLHSILERGFSLDVMVLETEIED from the exons aTGACCGgggtagaaacaagatattctTCAGTGGAAAGATTGTGCCTAGCTTTGTATTTTACTGCCAGTAAGctgaggcattacatgttaccttgtcacgtgcacatcattgccaagacagatgtgataaagtacaggttgtcaaaaccaatgctaacaggaaggattgggaagtggattctagcattatcaggGTTCAACTTTCAATATGTACCCCAAAGGCTAGTCAAAGGCCAAGCAATTGCTGATTTCTTGACGGAGCATCAAGAGTCTCCAGATAAGATAGTCAATATCCCGGGAACCCTGGAAGTTACTAGTGTTTGGATCCCGCCAAGCAAAGATATCTCGGGCAAAGAGAAGTGGATCCAGCAAGAGATAAGAAGAGTGACTGGCCTCTGGGTTACTCCTTGGAAgctgtattttgatggttcctACACTCAGAATGCTTCAGGAGCTGGGATTGTAATTATCAACCCTCAAGGGGTTTATCATTATTACTCATTTCGCTTAGATTACCAAGGGAATACCAataatcgggcagagtatgaggccttaataattggtttggaaatcgtgatggatctgggggcagtggag GATTCTGAGATatcagttaatcatgttcccagAGGATCCAACCTAGCGGCCAACGAGATGGCGCAATTAGCCTCAGGCGTGCCAATACAGGAAAGAAAATATGGGGTAGATGTCgagattcaaagaagaaaccttCATTCTATCCTGGAAAGAGGATTTAGTCTGGATGTAATGGTTCTAGAAACGGAGATAGAAGATTGA